In the Polyangiaceae bacterium genome, one interval contains:
- a CDS encoding serine/threonine-protein kinase, which produces MASGDRIPDFDGCRVVDRLSSGPVSDLYRAIQQPLGRPVLIKALSSSILPSSPFATSLEREARLLAEMRHPGILAVHDYVRREDRMWLVLEFVEGDDLEDLLATHGPLTPTAVAALGLQLARALEHAHSHGVIHRDVRPSNVLVAKSGDVKLVNFAVATDQRLPTAPELLDGKANPTGPNYLSPEQILGEAPDPRSDLFSLGVVLYEALAGKRPFEGPDPSSTTVNIRQSAPAPLSRAVPDVPPPLARIISRCLEKMPADRFASSTELALALEQTLGDAAASPSRAVLRGLAAVGARDDAPPESVALSPHGPPTGALGAWPTIRALCVLAFVGSLGAGAIWVLESRAPGAPRPATAQLELAPKHPAFLRVVADPWADVVIDGQKVETTPFAKAIPIAPGTHYVRLEHPNAPVERRTLHLVAGESVLLDVKMQVAAAPPTASASAAPPTPEDNSP; this is translated from the coding sequence GTGGCCAGTGGCGATCGCATCCCCGACTTCGACGGCTGTCGTGTCGTGGACCGGCTCAGCTCGGGTCCAGTGTCGGATCTGTATCGAGCCATCCAGCAACCCTTGGGCCGCCCGGTCCTGATCAAGGCGCTCAGCTCGAGCATCCTGCCCTCGTCGCCCTTTGCCACGTCCCTGGAGCGCGAAGCTCGGTTGCTGGCCGAGATGCGGCATCCAGGCATTTTGGCGGTTCACGACTACGTTCGTCGCGAAGACCGCATGTGGTTGGTCCTGGAGTTCGTGGAGGGAGACGACCTCGAGGACCTGCTGGCCACCCACGGACCCTTGACCCCCACCGCTGTCGCCGCCCTTGGGCTGCAGCTCGCGCGAGCCCTGGAGCACGCCCACTCCCATGGGGTCATCCACCGCGACGTACGACCGAGCAACGTGCTGGTGGCGAAGAGCGGCGACGTGAAGTTGGTCAACTTCGCCGTGGCTACGGATCAGCGATTGCCAACCGCACCAGAGCTACTGGATGGCAAGGCGAATCCGACGGGCCCAAACTATCTGTCACCTGAGCAGATCCTCGGGGAGGCACCGGACCCCCGGAGTGACCTGTTCTCCTTGGGCGTGGTGCTCTACGAAGCGCTGGCGGGCAAGCGTCCCTTCGAAGGGCCTGACCCGTCGAGCACGACGGTCAACATACGACAATCCGCGCCCGCACCCTTGTCCCGCGCCGTTCCGGATGTGCCACCTCCACTTGCTCGCATCATCTCGCGCTGTTTGGAGAAGATGCCCGCCGACCGATTTGCGTCGAGCACCGAGCTGGCGCTCGCACTCGAGCAGACACTGGGAGACGCCGCCGCGAGCCCGTCACGAGCAGTGCTGCGTGGATTGGCTGCGGTCGGGGCTCGCGACGACGCGCCCCCTGAAAGCGTGGCGCTTTCGCCCCACGGACCCCCAACGGGAGCCCTGGGCGCCTGGCCCACGATTCGCGCGCTCTGTGTGTTGGCCTTCGTTGGCTCGTTGGGGGCCGGAGCCATCTGGGTGCTGGAAAGCCGCGCGCCTGGAGCGCCCCGCCCCGCGACTGCGCAGCTCGAACTCGCTCCCAAGCACCCCGCGTTCTTGCGAGTCGTCGCCGACCCTTGGGCAGACGTGGTGATCGACGGTCAAAAGGTCGAGACGACACCCTTTGCGAAGGCGATCCCCATCGCCCCGGGCACTCACTACGTGCGCCTGGAGCACCCCAATGCCCCCGTGGAGCGCCGCACGCTTCATCTCGTCGCAGGCGAATCAGTGCTGCTCGACGTGAAGATGCAAGTCGCGGCGGCACCACCCACGGCCAGCGCCAGCGCCGCGCCACCCACGCCCGAAGACAACTCTCCCTAG
- a CDS encoding 3'-5' exonuclease, protein MKVVSDLGCFPTGRHYPGIAHLLRVSAAGLAEEFPGDVALEALAMVCVDTETTGRDSSTDRIVEIACVRWENGVVVRRDNWLVNPGMPIPKEAFDVHGISDDDVKDAPAFAEIAKAVLTALSGAVPVAYNADFDRSFLVAELARAEAFDDKPPPACRKGVDWVDPLVWARELQKYEKGKSLGEVTARLGIDIGTAHRATDDAEAALRVFQTFRSDARVPKTYAALIQEQRRLARAHDEERARWRSARS, encoded by the coding sequence GTGAAGGTCGTCAGCGACCTGGGCTGTTTTCCGACGGGTCGACACTATCCCGGAATCGCTCACCTGCTGCGTGTGAGTGCGGCTGGGCTGGCGGAGGAATTCCCCGGCGACGTCGCCCTGGAAGCGCTGGCGATGGTGTGCGTCGACACCGAAACGACGGGGCGCGATTCCAGCACGGATCGCATCGTCGAGATCGCGTGCGTGCGCTGGGAGAACGGGGTCGTCGTTCGTCGCGACAACTGGCTGGTGAATCCCGGCATGCCGATCCCCAAGGAAGCCTTCGACGTCCATGGCATTTCCGACGACGACGTCAAAGACGCTCCCGCTTTCGCCGAGATTGCCAAAGCCGTACTCACCGCGCTTTCGGGCGCGGTTCCCGTTGCCTACAACGCGGACTTCGACCGCTCCTTCTTGGTCGCGGAGCTGGCGCGCGCGGAGGCCTTCGACGACAAACCCCCGCCCGCGTGTCGCAAGGGTGTGGACTGGGTGGACCCCTTGGTGTGGGCGCGCGAACTGCAGAAGTACGAAAAGGGTAAGAGCTTGGGAGAGGTCACCGCTCGCCTCGGCATCGACATCGGCACCGCGCACCGCGCGACAGACGACGCGGAAGCGGCCCTCCGCGTATTTCAGACCTTCCGCTCCGACGCGCGCGTCCCCAAGACCTACGCCGCGCTCATCCAAGAGCAACGCCGCTTGGCGCGCGCCCACGACGAAGAACGCGCACGCTGGCGTTCCGCCCGCTCTTAG
- a CDS encoding thioredoxin domain-containing protein: MPALRVGALVLASLVSFRLSTCRSPGEAGKGPGQESENVVNVELPGVATDSLRAREQREWSSAVSELLAPCADQPVSVAQCVKESRGCRACKPAAEFLVKQVQQGRTRSQLEAAYKKRFSPSEVKQISLDGSPEKGAANAAVTIVEWADFECPFCARTAPTLDALVERYPGQVRLVFKNYPLGIHKYAENAARAGMAAHRQGKFWAMHKALFDRSNKNVKLENEVLEEAAKDTGLDLTRFKEDLTSELVADLVGKDRKQGDALGIEGTPLIYINGRHFDLDHFDVGEDLENWLRLEIELATGKPATAAAKKASPPPSAEPPGSGSAAPPLVPAPKKAPKGTDK, from the coding sequence ATGCCGGCACTGAGGGTCGGAGCCCTCGTTCTCGCATCCCTAGTGAGCTTTCGACTCTCTACCTGTCGCTCCCCCGGAGAGGCGGGCAAGGGTCCGGGGCAGGAATCCGAGAACGTCGTCAACGTGGAGTTGCCGGGAGTCGCTACGGATAGCTTGCGAGCCCGCGAGCAGCGGGAGTGGTCGTCGGCAGTTTCGGAGTTGTTGGCTCCCTGTGCCGATCAGCCTGTCAGCGTGGCCCAGTGTGTCAAAGAGAGCCGAGGCTGTCGCGCCTGCAAGCCTGCCGCCGAGTTCTTGGTCAAGCAGGTGCAGCAGGGGCGCACTCGCTCTCAGCTGGAAGCCGCGTACAAGAAGCGATTCAGCCCTTCCGAAGTGAAGCAGATCTCCCTGGACGGATCCCCCGAGAAGGGCGCGGCGAACGCCGCGGTCACCATCGTCGAGTGGGCCGACTTCGAGTGCCCGTTTTGTGCGCGGACCGCGCCGACCTTGGATGCCCTGGTCGAGCGCTACCCGGGTCAGGTCCGCCTCGTCTTCAAGAACTACCCCCTCGGCATCCACAAGTATGCCGAGAACGCCGCGCGTGCGGGAATGGCCGCCCATCGTCAGGGCAAGTTCTGGGCGATGCACAAGGCGCTCTTCGACCGCAGCAACAAGAACGTAAAGCTCGAAAACGAGGTCCTGGAAGAAGCCGCCAAAGATACGGGGCTGGACCTGACGCGCTTCAAGGAAGACCTGACTTCGGAGCTGGTGGCGGACCTGGTTGGCAAGGACCGCAAACAGGGAGATGCCTTGGGCATCGAGGGAACTCCGCTCATCTACATCAACGGCCGCCACTTCGATTTGGATCACTTCGACGTGGGTGAGGACCTGGAGAACTGGTTGAGGCTCGAGATCGAACTCGCCACTGGCAAGCCCGCGACGGCGGCCGCCAAGAAGGCGTCACCGCCGCCATCCGCGGAGCCTCCAGGATCGGGTAGCGCTGCTCCACCTTTGGTACCTGCGCCGAAGAAGGCCCCAAAGGGCACTGACAAGTGA
- a CDS encoding helix-turn-helix domain-containing protein produces MVERDSLMPEPTSGVPPRHARHVIAVGGGRGGVGKSVLAINLGVYLAQLGRSVVLVDADPAGAELHTLLGVYPSATAGDDDGDDDELTPLPTSTPGLSLLPQSYSIGSTVPTRPGRKPRWVRKLRQLDVDWVLLDLGAGTAPASLDLFLAADIGVCVTSPEPPSVEATYRFVRALFQRRVRKSHVRDQFKMRMVERAFSELPPLPAPQALVRALARYDVGLGEFAAQELAKLSPRLVVNGVRLRSDSDLGQAMCDMSMRYLGVHYDYVGHIEQDDSVYLSVLRRRPLLIDSPTSKSARNIERIARRISAIVTAREHARSIEPVALHDSEPSLYDVLWTHRGATDEEIRRAYKRQKELYQPGSLALTSLLDERQLQVEQARVEEAHETLLDPIRRRAYDLSIFPHEEEKQSEQQRPDSALEAERAMLRQELAREINAETEFTGRLLARVRESQGVEIEEIAERTKIAPAHLRAIEAEDFRSLPALVYTRGFVQQVAKYLKLDQAQVSRTYLRRMRQWHAASGESLG; encoded by the coding sequence ATGGTCGAGCGCGACAGCCTCATGCCGGAGCCGACGAGCGGCGTCCCACCTCGGCACGCGCGCCACGTGATTGCCGTCGGCGGTGGCAGAGGCGGGGTTGGCAAGAGTGTGCTGGCGATCAACCTCGGGGTCTATCTGGCGCAGTTGGGGCGCAGCGTGGTCTTGGTCGACGCAGATCCCGCGGGCGCGGAGTTGCACACCCTGCTCGGTGTGTATCCCAGCGCCACTGCAGGCGACGACGATGGGGATGACGACGAGCTGACACCGCTACCGACTTCCACGCCCGGCTTGTCCCTCCTGCCCCAGAGCTACAGCATCGGCTCCACGGTCCCGACGCGCCCCGGCCGCAAGCCGCGCTGGGTGCGCAAGCTTCGACAGTTGGACGTCGACTGGGTCTTGCTGGACTTGGGCGCTGGAACGGCACCGGCCAGCTTGGATCTGTTTCTTGCGGCCGACATCGGCGTGTGTGTGACGTCTCCCGAACCCCCGAGCGTCGAGGCCACCTATCGCTTCGTGCGCGCGCTGTTCCAGCGCCGAGTGCGCAAGTCTCACGTTCGAGATCAGTTCAAGATGCGCATGGTGGAGCGCGCATTTTCCGAGTTGCCTCCCCTGCCCGCCCCCCAGGCTCTGGTCCGCGCGCTCGCGCGATACGACGTCGGCCTGGGCGAGTTCGCGGCGCAAGAGCTGGCCAAGCTCAGCCCGCGACTGGTGGTCAATGGCGTGCGCCTGCGCTCGGACAGCGATCTCGGTCAGGCAATGTGCGACATGTCGATGCGCTACTTGGGCGTGCACTACGATTACGTGGGCCACATCGAGCAGGACGACTCGGTGTACCTGAGCGTCTTGCGTCGTCGACCGCTGCTGATCGACAGCCCTACCAGCAAGAGCGCGCGCAACATCGAGCGAATCGCGCGCCGTATCTCTGCAATCGTCACCGCCCGCGAGCATGCGCGCAGCATCGAGCCCGTCGCGCTACACGACTCCGAGCCGAGTCTGTACGACGTGTTGTGGACGCACCGCGGCGCGACCGACGAAGAGATTCGGCGCGCCTACAAGCGACAAAAGGAACTCTACCAACCGGGCAGTCTCGCCCTCACCTCTCTGCTCGACGAGCGTCAGCTCCAGGTGGAGCAGGCGCGAGTGGAGGAGGCTCACGAAACCCTCTTGGACCCCATTCGTCGACGCGCCTACGACCTTTCCATCTTTCCCCACGAAGAGGAGAAACAGAGCGAGCAGCAACGCCCCGACAGTGCCCTCGAGGCCGAGCGAGCCATGCTGCGCCAAGAGCTGGCCCGGGAGATCAACGCCGAGACCGAGTTTACCGGCAGACTGCTCGCTCGCGTACGCGAATCCCAGGGTGTGGAGATCGAAGAGATCGCCGAGCGGACCAAGATCGCACCCGCTCACTTGCGCGCCATCGAGGCGGAGGACTTTCGAAGTCTACCCGCACTGGTGTACACGCGCGGCTTCGTGCAACAAGTCGCGAAGTACCTGAAGCTGGATCAGGCGCAAGTCAGTCGCACCTATTTGCGCCGAATGCGCCAGTGGCACGCCGCCTCGGGCGAGTCCTTGGGCTAG
- a CDS encoding glycosyltransferase family 39 protein: MKRARDADLGFTLALALVALIPRLFVAVAWAREPVWDGHYYHFGAARIADGLGYSEDVIQAGVAVWKPWCHYPVGYSAALGLVYKVFGQGLWVAPVFNALIGTLTVVFLHRLARHGLSSNRARIAGAIAALHPGLVIYSAVVMTEGLAAFLLVLAPWAALRLRGRWLFSAILGGLILGLAALVRPSSLLALPLLAWCGAGSLKRAAAVVAVGTSTALITIAPWSLRNCMVMDGCALISTNGGWNLAIGAKTETGRFRTLRAADGCPIVTGQVQQDRCWARVGMAEIRKAPGRFLGLVPKKLGHTYDHESFPIEYLREADPGSWPEARRVAGRNLLSFFHRLLLVVAALATVGMALGKTASRRARLSQGLLLATWATLAAWAAFDIEHPFYLLPTLTPLVALLPLPGRPRHPHAVAYALGLLLVTSLTHAIFFGDDRYHVVATPLLCLLAAAAVRAPRDDKPAKASKLGLP, translated from the coding sequence ATGAAGCGCGCTCGCGACGCCGACCTCGGGTTCACCCTCGCCCTCGCTCTCGTTGCGCTGATCCCGAGGCTATTCGTGGCCGTTGCCTGGGCGCGCGAGCCCGTGTGGGATGGGCACTACTACCACTTCGGGGCGGCTCGCATCGCCGATGGCCTGGGCTACTCCGAAGACGTCATTCAGGCTGGCGTCGCCGTGTGGAAGCCGTGGTGCCACTACCCGGTCGGCTACAGCGCGGCGCTGGGACTGGTCTACAAGGTCTTTGGACAGGGGCTGTGGGTCGCTCCCGTCTTCAACGCTCTGATCGGCACGCTTACCGTCGTGTTCCTGCATCGCTTGGCGCGCCACGGTCTCTCGAGCAACCGCGCACGGATCGCAGGCGCCATCGCCGCATTGCACCCGGGCCTCGTCATCTACTCCGCGGTGGTGATGACCGAGGGCCTCGCCGCGTTCCTACTCGTGCTCGCGCCCTGGGCCGCGCTTCGCCTACGCGGTCGTTGGCTCTTCAGCGCCATCCTCGGCGGCCTGATTCTCGGTCTGGCTGCCTTGGTGAGACCCAGCTCGCTGCTCGCCCTTCCACTGTTGGCGTGGTGCGGCGCAGGGAGTCTGAAGCGCGCCGCGGCGGTGGTCGCCGTCGGCACCAGCACCGCATTGATCACGATCGCGCCATGGAGTCTTCGCAACTGCATGGTGATGGATGGCTGCGCGCTGATCTCCACCAACGGCGGGTGGAACCTGGCCATTGGCGCCAAGACCGAGACGGGGCGTTTCCGTACCCTGCGCGCTGCCGATGGCTGCCCGATCGTGACCGGGCAGGTGCAGCAAGATCGCTGTTGGGCGCGCGTCGGGATGGCAGAGATTCGCAAGGCACCGGGGCGGTTCCTCGGCCTCGTCCCAAAGAAACTCGGTCACACCTACGACCATGAGTCCTTCCCCATCGAGTACTTGCGCGAGGCAGATCCGGGCAGCTGGCCCGAAGCGCGCCGGGTGGCTGGGCGAAACTTGCTGTCCTTCTTTCACCGTCTACTTCTCGTCGTCGCCGCCTTGGCCACGGTCGGGATGGCCCTTGGCAAGACTGCGTCGCGACGCGCGCGCCTGAGTCAAGGTCTGCTGCTCGCGACTTGGGCGACACTGGCAGCATGGGCGGCCTTCGACATCGAGCATCCCTTCTACTTGCTGCCAACCCTCACGCCCCTGGTCGCGCTGTTGCCACTTCCCGGTCGACCACGCCACCCGCACGCCGTGGCCTACGCACTAGGGCTCCTACTCGTGACTTCCCTGACCCACGCCATTTTCTTCGGGGATGATCGCTACCACGTCGTCGCCACGCCGCTCTTGTGCTTGCTGGCGGCCGCGGCAGTCCGCGCACCACGCGATGACAAGCCAGCAAAGGCGAGTAAGCTCGGGCTGCCATGA
- a CDS encoding LysM domain-containing protein, producing MRSPRAIAAALLLLSWPSRGEAFPYIVQSGDTLASIAERFYGKIQHEQILVTANALEAQGGSPIVAGMRLEVPAVSHRKAKKGDTWAKLSKELLGSASRADVLAAANGTSPWLPPEEGAEFVVPYNLTLIVGSGDNIVTIAYRFLGDRTKAWVLDHYNGLKGRRLVRGDVVLVPLNDLGLTADGKKALESATLAVQGQAAGDERATQKRVALELPLLIADIKGGRYVDAVRRGNAFLATGALTKPQTATVQRQLLEAYAALDAPGLAAAACSAWRQHDPSARVDPIWMSPKLVSACGRGQP from the coding sequence ATGAGGAGCCCCCGCGCAATCGCCGCAGCCCTGTTGCTGCTCTCGTGGCCCTCACGGGGCGAGGCGTTTCCCTACATCGTGCAGTCCGGCGACACCCTGGCCAGCATCGCCGAGCGCTTCTACGGCAAGATTCAACACGAGCAGATCCTGGTCACGGCCAACGCGCTCGAGGCGCAGGGCGGCTCACCCATCGTGGCGGGCATGCGACTGGAGGTGCCTGCGGTCAGCCATCGCAAGGCCAAGAAGGGCGACACCTGGGCCAAGCTGAGCAAGGAGTTGCTTGGATCCGCCTCCCGTGCAGATGTCCTGGCGGCAGCGAACGGCACGAGTCCCTGGCTTCCACCCGAAGAAGGCGCCGAGTTCGTCGTTCCCTACAACCTGACGTTGATCGTGGGCAGCGGCGACAACATCGTCACCATCGCTTACCGCTTCTTGGGCGATCGCACCAAGGCCTGGGTGTTGGATCACTACAACGGCCTGAAGGGACGCCGTCTCGTGCGTGGGGACGTCGTGCTCGTTCCGTTGAACGACCTGGGACTGACCGCTGACGGCAAGAAGGCGTTGGAGTCTGCCACCCTCGCCGTGCAGGGCCAGGCCGCGGGCGACGAGCGCGCCACACAAAAGCGAGTTGCCCTCGAGCTTCCGCTACTGATTGCCGACATCAAAGGCGGTCGCTACGTCGATGCAGTACGAAGAGGCAATGCGTTCTTGGCGACGGGTGCCTTGACCAAACCGCAAACCGCGACGGTACAGCGCCAGCTGTTGGAGGCCTATGCCGCCCTCGACGCTCCTGGCCTCGCTGCCGCGGCATGCAGCGCGTGGCGGCAGCACGATCCGAGCGCGCGCGTCGACCCCATTTGGATGAGCCCGAAGCTCGTGAGCGCCTGCGGCCGAGGCCAGCCATGA